A region of Vespula vulgaris chromosome 1, iyVesVulg1.1, whole genome shotgun sequence DNA encodes the following proteins:
- the LOC127072818 gene encoding TATA-box-binding protein isoform X2, giving the protein MDQMLPSPGFSIPSIGTPLHQPEEDQQILPNALQQQQQQQQQQPQQYQLQQLHSMSPNVQSSMLMITTPQKTMHTYAPTPSFATPQSLMQPQTPQNMMSPLGQPNNPIAPSSIGPSTPGPMTPMTPASADPGILPQLQNAEYNPKRFAAVIMRIREPRTTALIFSSGKMVCTGAKSEEDSRLAARKYARIIQKLGFPAKFLDFKIQNMVGSCDVKFPIRLEGLVLTHGQFSSYEPELFPGLIYRMVKPRIVLLIFVSGKVVLTGAKVRQEIYEAFDNIYPILKSFTKK; this is encoded by the exons ATGGATCAAATGCTACCAAGTCCTGGCTTCAGTATACCTAGCATTGGTACTCCTTTACATCAGCCAGAAGAGGATCAACAAATATTACCAAATGCAttgcagcagcaacagcaacaacaacagcagcaaccaCAACAATATCAATTACAACAATTACATTCTATGAGTCCAAATGTACAGAGCAGTATGCTTATGATTACAACACCACAAAAAACGATGCATACTTATGCGCCAACTCCGTCTTTTGCTACACCTCAGAGTCTTATGCAGCCACAAACACCa CAAAATATGATGTCTCCCTTAGGACAACCAAATAATCCTATTGCACCATCATCTATAGGACCATCTACACCTGGACCTATGACACCTATGACTCCTGCATCAGCAGATCCTGGTATTTTACCACAATTACA AAATGCAGAATACAATCCAAAAAGATTTGCAGCAGTTATTATGCGTATACGAGAACCTAGGACAACAGCTCTTATATTTAGTAGTGGGAAAATGGTCTGTACAGGTGCAAAAAGTGAAGAAGATTCTCGTTTAGCAGCAAGAAAATATGCaagaattattcaaaaattagGTTTTCCA GCAAAGTTCCTGGATTTTAAGATACAAAATATGGTAGGCAGTTGCGATGTCAAATTTCCTATTAGGCTAGAAGGTTTAGTACTTACACATGGACAATTCTCTTCTTATGAACCTGAATTATTTCCTGGTTTAATATATAGAATGGTTAAACCACGAATAGTATTACTTATATTTGTATCTGGTAAAGTTGTGCTTACAG GTGCCAAGGTTCGACAAGAAATTTATGAAGCCTTTGACAATATTTATCCTATTCTAAAAAGTTTTACAAAGAAGTGA
- the LOC127072818 gene encoding TATA-box-binding protein isoform X1, with protein sequence MDQMLPSPGFSIPSIGTPLHQPEEDQQILPNALQQQQQQQQQQPQQYQLQQLHSMSPNVQSSMLMITTPQKTMHTYAPTPSFATPQSLMQPQTPQNMMSPLGQPNNPIAPSSIGPSTPGPMTPMTPASADPGILPQLQNIVSTVNLSCKLDLKKIALHARNAEYNPKRFAAVIMRIREPRTTALIFSSGKMVCTGAKSEEDSRLAARKYARIIQKLGFPAKFLDFKIQNMVGSCDVKFPIRLEGLVLTHGQFSSYEPELFPGLIYRMVKPRIVLLIFVSGKVVLTGAKVRQEIYEAFDNIYPILKSFTKK encoded by the exons ATGGATCAAATGCTACCAAGTCCTGGCTTCAGTATACCTAGCATTGGTACTCCTTTACATCAGCCAGAAGAGGATCAACAAATATTACCAAATGCAttgcagcagcaacagcaacaacaacagcagcaaccaCAACAATATCAATTACAACAATTACATTCTATGAGTCCAAATGTACAGAGCAGTATGCTTATGATTACAACACCACAAAAAACGATGCATACTTATGCGCCAACTCCGTCTTTTGCTACACCTCAGAGTCTTATGCAGCCACAAACACCa CAAAATATGATGTCTCCCTTAGGACAACCAAATAATCCTATTGCACCATCATCTATAGGACCATCTACACCTGGACCTATGACACCTATGACTCCTGCATCAGCAGATCCTGGTATTTTACCACAATTACA GAATATTGTGTCCACTGTAAATCTAAGTTGtaaattagatttaaaaaaaattgcattacATGCTAGAAATGCAGAATACAATCCAAAAAGATTTGCAGCAGTTATTATGCGTATACGAGAACCTAGGACAACAGCTCTTATATTTAGTAGTGGGAAAATGGTCTGTACAGGTGCAAAAAGTGAAGAAGATTCTCGTTTAGCAGCAAGAAAATATGCaagaattattcaaaaattagGTTTTCCA GCAAAGTTCCTGGATTTTAAGATACAAAATATGGTAGGCAGTTGCGATGTCAAATTTCCTATTAGGCTAGAAGGTTTAGTACTTACACATGGACAATTCTCTTCTTATGAACCTGAATTATTTCCTGGTTTAATATATAGAATGGTTAAACCACGAATAGTATTACTTATATTTGTATCTGGTAAAGTTGTGCTTACAG GTGCCAAGGTTCGACAAGAAATTTATGAAGCCTTTGACAATATTTATCCTATTCTAAAAAGTTTTACAAAGAAGTGA